A part of Kitasatospora acidiphila genomic DNA contains:
- a CDS encoding GNAT family N-acetyltransferase, translating into MTSADPSPLGPLTIRPETAADQPAVQELLARAFDGPERVPGLVAALRTAPAALAPLSFVAVADERIVGHVMLSAVRLDAPRRLVDVLSFSPLSVLPEAQGRGIGTRLIRHALAAADQTGAPLVFLEGSPRYYGSRGFEPASPLGFRSPSLRIPDAAFQVAKLTAYQPWMTGTLVYSEPFWAFDCVGLRDPSA; encoded by the coding sequence ATGACCTCAGCTGACCCGTCACCGCTCGGCCCGCTCACGATCCGCCCGGAGACCGCCGCCGACCAGCCCGCCGTGCAGGAGCTGCTGGCCCGCGCCTTCGACGGTCCCGAGCGGGTCCCCGGGCTGGTCGCGGCCCTGCGCACGGCACCGGCCGCACTCGCGCCGCTCTCCTTCGTGGCCGTGGCCGACGAGCGGATCGTCGGCCACGTCATGCTGAGCGCGGTCCGCCTGGACGCCCCACGCCGGCTGGTGGACGTGCTGTCCTTCAGCCCGCTGTCCGTGCTGCCCGAGGCGCAGGGCCGCGGGATCGGCACCCGGCTCATCCGGCACGCGCTCGCGGCCGCCGACCAGACCGGCGCGCCGCTGGTGTTCCTGGAGGGCTCGCCCCGCTACTACGGCTCCCGGGGCTTCGAGCCGGCGAGTCCGCTCGGCTTCCGCTCGCCCTCGCTGCGGATCCCCGACGCCGCATTCCAGGTGGCCAAGCTCACCGCCTACCAGCCGTGGATGACCGGGACCTTGGTGTACTCGGAGCCGTTCTGGGCCTTCGACTGCGTGGGGCTGCGGGATCCGAGCGCCTGA
- a CDS encoding lyase family protein, which yields MTDPNPSALLSSRDTFFWLCTLDQASTVMTVEQGIVPAEIGARTAAAIARVIADAAEPGADRPTDYLQVEPLVRQLVGPDASRIHSGRSRQDMLATVHRLLLRDRLLLVHRALGELRGRLLASADRYQRAIVPAYTNGVQAQPVTFGHLLLGYEATLRRSAARLAEAYPRVNSSPLGVAALATSSFPVNRTRLAELLGFDDTVHNSFDAAQLSPVDVGFEVASVAMALALSIGTLVQDIHAQYHHARPWIVLDDTGLLAPSTLMPQKRNPVALNRARLLASEVVGDGVSTAMAAHNVASGLTDYKRAEAARTLERALALLAEVDAIAAALRLDEQAALDEVRGDWSTTSELANALQQKADVPFHIGHKFASALVTHGRGRQLTIDQLDFADVRRLYRETAAGFSEAAAELPLTEPQFRDALDPAAMISRYRGLGGPQPAEVHRMLVAARSALVEDVNWREAAEGRLRAAEASLRGKFTALLAQAAGPVG from the coding sequence ATGACCGACCCGAACCCGTCAGCCCTGCTCAGCAGCCGCGACACCTTCTTCTGGCTCTGCACCCTGGACCAGGCCTCGACGGTGATGACCGTCGAACAGGGCATCGTGCCGGCAGAGATCGGCGCCCGCACCGCCGCGGCGATCGCCCGGGTGATCGCCGACGCCGCCGAACCCGGCGCGGACCGGCCCACCGACTACCTCCAAGTCGAACCGCTGGTACGTCAGTTGGTCGGTCCGGACGCCTCCCGGATCCACTCCGGGCGCAGTCGCCAGGACATGCTCGCCACCGTGCACCGGCTGCTGCTGCGCGACCGGCTGCTGCTGGTCCACCGGGCGCTCGGCGAGCTGCGCGGCCGGCTGCTGGCCAGCGCCGATCGGTACCAGCGCGCCATCGTTCCCGCCTACACCAACGGAGTTCAGGCCCAGCCCGTCACCTTCGGGCATCTGCTGCTCGGCTACGAGGCCACGCTGCGCCGCTCCGCCGCCCGGCTGGCCGAAGCCTATCCCAGGGTCAACTCCTCGCCGTTGGGCGTGGCCGCGCTGGCGACCTCCAGCTTCCCGGTCAACCGCACCCGGCTGGCCGAGCTGCTGGGCTTCGACGACACCGTGCACAACTCCTTCGACGCGGCCCAACTCTCGCCCGTGGACGTCGGGTTCGAGGTCGCCTCGGTCGCGATGGCGCTGGCCCTGTCGATCGGCACCCTGGTGCAGGACATCCATGCGCAGTACCACCACGCCCGCCCGTGGATCGTGTTGGACGACACCGGCCTGCTGGCCCCCAGCACCCTGATGCCGCAGAAGCGCAACCCGGTGGCGCTCAACCGGGCCCGCCTGCTGGCCAGCGAGGTGGTCGGCGACGGTGTGTCGACCGCGATGGCGGCGCACAACGTCGCCTCCGGGCTGACCGACTACAAGCGCGCCGAGGCGGCCCGCACCCTGGAGCGCGCGCTGGCGCTGCTGGCCGAGGTCGACGCGATCGCCGCCGCGCTGCGCCTCGACGAGCAGGCCGCCCTCGACGAGGTGCGCGGCGACTGGTCCACCACGTCCGAGCTGGCCAATGCGTTGCAGCAGAAGGCCGATGTGCCGTTCCACATCGGCCACAAGTTCGCCTCGGCGCTGGTCACCCACGGGCGCGGCAGGCAACTGACCATCGACCAGCTGGACTTCGCGGATGTGCGGCGGCTGTATCGGGAGACCGCCGCCGGCTTCTCCGAGGCCGCGGCCGAACTCCCGCTGACCGAGCCGCAGTTCCGGGATGCGCTGGACCCGGCCGCGATGATCTCCCGGTACCGCGGCCTCGGCGGTCCGCAGCCGGCCGAGGTGCACCGGATGCTGGTCGCCGCCCGCAGCGCGCTGGTCGAGGACGTGAACTGGCGGGAGGCGGCCGAGGGTCGGCTGCGGGCCGCCGAGGCGAGCCTGCGGGGCAAGTTCACGGCGCTGCTGGCGCAGGCGGCCGGGCCGGTGGGGTGA
- a CDS encoding MFS transporter, whose product MAGRAAPSDLAAGPVVVQSVADTAGPAIAPTPRAVERVLTARAKCAVFLLGVCALLNIYSTQPLLPVLSRELHVPLGQSTWTISATTLGVAVMAPLAGSVSDRLGRRRVILAAIGASLATTLALATAWSFTALLVLRLAQGLLIPFVFAVAVAYLAEEYDGARAQAANALYVSGTAFGGFLGRFLSGVAAAHAGWRTSFLPLAAVLLVTLLAAWRWLPAERHFERSRSLLAGLHGIGGHLANPRLLGTCLVGAALLFLQVGAFTYAGLHLEGAPFRLSTLQSGAVFAVFLIAVVATPLAGRLITRFGRLRAFALAGLVSLTGLGLTLIPTTPTVIAGLAASCTGVFAGQACAIGYAATAGRAARSGAVGLYLAGYYAGAASAPSPRPPSTPPAAGPPAPPCWRPSPVSPSSSPA is encoded by the coding sequence GTGGCCGGCCGTGCGGCGCCATCTGACCTGGCTGCTGGACCGGTCGTAGTGCAGTCCGTCGCCGACACCGCCGGGCCGGCGATCGCACCCACGCCGCGGGCCGTGGAGCGGGTGCTGACGGCACGGGCCAAGTGCGCCGTCTTCCTGCTCGGGGTGTGCGCGCTGCTCAACATCTACTCCACCCAGCCGCTGCTGCCGGTGCTCTCCCGGGAGCTGCACGTGCCACTGGGCCAGAGCACCTGGACGATCAGCGCGACCACCCTCGGCGTCGCCGTGATGGCCCCGCTGGCCGGCTCGGTCTCCGACCGGCTGGGGCGGCGGCGGGTGATCCTGGCGGCGATCGGCGCCTCGCTGGCCACCACCCTGGCGCTGGCCACCGCCTGGAGCTTCACCGCCCTGCTGGTGCTGCGGCTCGCGCAGGGCCTGCTCATTCCGTTCGTCTTCGCGGTGGCGGTCGCCTACCTCGCCGAGGAGTACGACGGTGCACGCGCTCAGGCCGCCAACGCGCTCTACGTCTCCGGCACGGCGTTCGGCGGCTTCCTGGGCCGGTTCCTGTCCGGGGTGGCCGCCGCGCACGCCGGCTGGCGCACCTCGTTCCTGCCGCTGGCCGCCGTGCTGCTGGTCACCCTGCTGGCGGCCTGGCGGTGGCTGCCGGCCGAGCGCCACTTCGAGCGCTCCCGCTCGCTGCTGGCCGGCCTGCACGGCATCGGCGGGCACCTGGCCAACCCGCGGTTGCTGGGCACCTGCCTGGTCGGTGCCGCGCTGCTGTTCCTGCAGGTCGGCGCGTTCACCTATGCGGGCCTGCACCTGGAGGGGGCGCCGTTCCGGCTGAGCACCCTGCAGAGCGGCGCGGTGTTCGCGGTCTTCCTGATCGCGGTGGTCGCCACTCCGCTCGCCGGGCGGCTGATCACCCGGTTCGGTCGGCTGCGGGCCTTCGCCCTGGCCGGGCTGGTCTCGCTGACCGGCCTCGGCCTCACCCTGATCCCCACCACGCCCACCGTGATCGCCGGCCTGGCGGCCTCCTGCACCGGGGTCTTCGCCGGTCAGGCCTGCGCGATCGGCTACGCCGCGACGGCCGGCCGGGCCGCCCGCTCCGGCGCGGTCGGGCTCTACCTGGCCGGCTACTACGCCGGGGCAGCGTCGGCGCCGTCGCCCCGGCCCCCGTCTACGCCGCCGGCGGCTGGACCGCCTGCGCCGCCCTGCTGGCGACCGTCACCGGTCTCGCCATCGTCATCGCCCGCCTGA
- a CDS encoding GNAT family N-acetyltransferase has product MPQPETVYTTDRLTVRQWSPADQDRAFDLYSRWEVAQWLGSTPRAYEKPDEAAVFIERCRLRGAEDPRFGAWALERLDTGAVAGTVLLLPMTDADGPTDVVEVGWHLHPDSWGHGFATEAARGALAKGFADGLAEIRAVVRPDNQRSAAVCRRLGMADSGVTERWYGMPLMEFSMTLAAWEAAVGEG; this is encoded by the coding sequence ATGCCGCAACCCGAAACCGTCTACACCACCGATCGTCTGACGGTGCGTCAGTGGAGCCCCGCCGACCAGGACCGGGCGTTCGACCTCTACTCCCGCTGGGAGGTGGCCCAGTGGCTCGGCAGCACCCCGCGCGCCTACGAAAAGCCCGACGAGGCAGCCGTGTTCATCGAGCGCTGCCGACTGCGCGGCGCCGAGGATCCCCGGTTCGGGGCGTGGGCGCTGGAGCGGCTGGACACCGGTGCGGTCGCCGGGACGGTGCTGCTGCTGCCGATGACGGACGCCGACGGACCGACCGATGTGGTGGAGGTCGGCTGGCATCTGCACCCCGACTCCTGGGGTCACGGCTTCGCGACGGAGGCCGCCCGTGGCGCCCTCGCCAAGGGCTTCGCCGACGGCCTCGCGGAGATCCGCGCCGTGGTCCGGCCCGACAACCAGCGCTCGGCGGCCGTCTGCCGCCGCCTCGGTATGGCCGACAGCGGTGTCACCGAGCGCTGGTACGGCATGCCGCTCATGGAGTTCAGCATGACCCTTGCCGCGTGGGAGGCGGCGGTCGGCGAAGGGTAG
- a CDS encoding SulP family inorganic anion transporter has product MDELDADRAETGGVTIPAARAATDAAAPSEVPRHATGWRGRLRRPSAADAAVTAEATGDATPWRGRLGGPSAVDAAAGLITALFSVPEGMAYAAMAGFDPAAGLYTGVWPAVVGSLLAQTPLMVTTLTSAIALTSGGALRQARLDPTVPGNVAALTLLVALAMALFALLRLGSLLRLVPAGL; this is encoded by the coding sequence GTGGATGAGCTCGATGCGGATCGGGCCGAGACCGGTGGCGTGACCATCCCGGCAGCGCGAGCCGCCACCGACGCGGCGGCGCCCAGTGAGGTGCCCAGGCACGCCACCGGTTGGCGCGGCCGGCTGCGCAGGCCGAGCGCGGCGGATGCGGCGGTGACCGCCGAGGCGACCGGCGATGCCACCCCCTGGCGCGGCCGGCTGGGCGGGCCGAGCGCGGTGGATGCGGCGGCCGGGTTGATCACTGCGCTGTTCAGCGTGCCGGAGGGGATGGCGTACGCGGCGATGGCGGGCTTCGACCCGGCGGCGGGGCTGTACACGGGGGTCTGGCCGGCGGTGGTGGGCTCGCTGCTCGCGCAGACACCGCTCATGGTGACCACCCTGACCAGCGCCATCGCCCTGACCTCGGGCGGGGCGCTGCGGCAGGCCCGGCTGGATCCGACCGTGCCGGGCAACGTCGCGGCGCTGACGTTGCTGGTCGCGCTGGCCATGGCGCTGTTCGCCCTGCTGCGCCTGGGCTCGCTGCTGCGGCTGGTGCCGGCCGGGCTATGA
- a CDS encoding SulP family inorganic anion transporter produces the protein MTGFSVGIALQIITGALHDATGFRAHQHNRLLRVLAWAAHPGAWSTTVTAVAVLTVLVWALAHALPGARPLAVLIALVVTAALVHAAGIAVPLAGSLGRIPDGVPPLTVPAWQAMPRLVGGAGAVALVALAQAAGIAPARPSAVGGGPAAGRARDMLAQAAANAVGAFCHALPAGGSLSRTAVSACAGARTRWAGVASGCVLALLLCGLGAGVGLIPLPVIGALLIVIGVKLITGRAAEIRAAWCGGPGERATMVATFLASTQLPLQYALLPGLLPCLARLAASRRRAAPHCGDPESTSAAAPANGGRTSKQ, from the coding sequence ATGACCGGGTTCTCGGTGGGCATCGCGCTGCAGATCATCACCGGGGCGCTGCACGACGCGACCGGGTTCCGGGCGCACCAGCACAACCGGCTGCTCCGCGTGCTGGCATGGGCGGCGCACCCGGGCGCGTGGTCCACCACGGTGACCGCCGTGGCGGTGCTGACCGTGCTGGTGTGGGCGCTGGCCCACGCACTGCCGGGTGCGCGGCCGCTCGCGGTGCTGATCGCGCTGGTGGTCACCGCCGCGCTGGTGCACGCCGCCGGGATCGCGGTGCCGCTGGCCGGCTCGCTCGGCCGGATCCCGGACGGTGTGCCGCCGTTGACGGTGCCCGCCTGGCAGGCGATGCCGCGTCTGGTCGGTGGGGCCGGCGCGGTGGCGCTGGTGGCGCTCGCCCAGGCTGCCGGGATCGCCCCGGCACGTCCGTCTGCGGTGGGCGGCGGGCCTGCGGCGGGCCGGGCGCGGGACATGCTGGCCCAGGCGGCGGCGAACGCGGTCGGCGCGTTCTGCCATGCACTGCCGGCCGGCGGCTCGCTCTCCCGCACCGCGGTGTCCGCCTGCGCGGGCGCTCGCACCCGCTGGGCCGGGGTGGCGTCCGGCTGTGTGCTGGCGCTGCTGCTGTGCGGCCTGGGGGCGGGGGTCGGGCTGATCCCGCTGCCGGTGATCGGGGCGCTGCTGATCGTCATCGGGGTCAAGCTGATCACTGGGCGGGCAGCCGAGATCCGCGCGGCCTGGTGCGGTGGCCCGGGCGAGCGGGCGACGATGGTCGCCACCTTCCTGGCGTCCACCCAACTGCCGTTGCAGTACGCGCTGTTGCCGGGCCTGCTGCCATGCCTGGCCCGGCTCGCCGCAAGCCGCCGCCGCGCCGCGCCCCACTGCGGCGACCCCGAGTCGACGTCGGCGGCCGCACCAGCGAACGGCGGCCGCACCAGCAAACAGTGA
- the hpnR gene encoding hopanoid C-3 methylase HpnR, which produces MRLLLVHPSALMYSEIFLRLEPLGLERVAAAARDAGHQVRLVDLQVTRRSRLDAVIDEFAPEAVGVSLNYLANIPEAIEIAQRVKQGLPDCFVFFGGHSVSFVADHVLEQAAGAVDAVVRGEGEPAMQPLLEAVRDGGLTSVPGVVTRDGRGPMPRMMHGLDEPRPARDLTAHRRRYFIGELEPCASIEFTRGCPWDCSFCSAWTFYGRSYRKATSEAAADELAAIREPNVFIVDDVAFIRPEHGDAIAAELERRRIRKQYYLETRSDVLLRNQEVFERWARLGLRYMFLGMEALDAEGLELYRKRIDPDENVRALKVARNLGINVAINLIVDPAWDAERFRMVREFALSVPEIVHLTVMTPYPGTEIWHTESRRLTTLDYRLFDIQHAVVPTGLPLAEFYRELVRTQAVINRKHLGVSTALGAARILAGNLARGQTNFARMLFKFNSVYNPDRQVADHQRPVRYELPLPVRAAPGDRRQLYVHATPTAHRRPTAPPVPD; this is translated from the coding sequence GTGAGACTGCTCCTGGTCCATCCGAGTGCGTTGATGTACTCCGAGATCTTCTTGAGGCTTGAGCCACTCGGTCTGGAGCGCGTCGCCGCGGCGGCCCGCGACGCCGGCCACCAGGTCCGCCTCGTCGACCTGCAAGTGACCCGGCGGTCCCGGCTGGACGCGGTGATCGACGAATTCGCGCCGGAAGCGGTCGGCGTGTCGCTGAACTACCTGGCGAACATCCCCGAGGCGATCGAGATCGCGCAGCGGGTGAAGCAGGGCCTGCCGGACTGCTTCGTCTTCTTCGGCGGCCACAGCGTCTCCTTCGTCGCCGACCACGTCCTGGAGCAGGCCGCCGGCGCGGTCGACGCCGTGGTCCGCGGCGAGGGCGAGCCCGCGATGCAGCCCCTGCTCGAAGCCGTGCGCGACGGCGGCCTGACCAGCGTGCCCGGCGTCGTCACCCGCGACGGGCGCGGGCCGATGCCCAGGATGATGCACGGCCTGGACGAACCCCGGCCGGCCCGTGACCTCACCGCCCACCGCCGCCGCTACTTCATCGGCGAACTCGAACCCTGCGCCTCCATCGAGTTCACCCGCGGCTGCCCGTGGGACTGCTCGTTCTGCTCCGCGTGGACGTTCTACGGGCGCAGCTACCGCAAGGCCACCTCCGAGGCCGCCGCCGACGAACTCGCCGCCATCCGCGAGCCGAACGTGTTCATCGTCGACGACGTCGCGTTCATCCGGCCCGAGCACGGCGACGCCATCGCCGCCGAACTCGAACGCCGCCGCATCCGCAAGCAGTACTACCTGGAGACCCGCTCCGACGTCCTGCTGCGCAATCAGGAGGTCTTCGAGCGCTGGGCCCGCCTGGGCCTGCGCTACATGTTCCTCGGCATGGAGGCGCTCGATGCCGAAGGCCTGGAGCTGTACCGCAAGCGCATCGATCCGGACGAGAACGTGCGCGCCCTCAAGGTCGCCCGCAACCTCGGCATCAACGTGGCCATCAACCTCATCGTCGACCCGGCCTGGGACGCCGAACGCTTCCGCATGGTACGGGAGTTCGCCCTCTCAGTGCCGGAGATCGTCCACCTCACCGTGATGACCCCGTATCCCGGCACCGAGATCTGGCACACCGAGTCCCGGCGCCTGACCACCCTCGACTACCGGCTCTTCGACATCCAGCACGCCGTGGTCCCCACCGGCCTGCCGCTGGCGGAGTTCTACCGCGAACTGGTGCGCACCCAGGCGGTGATCAACCGCAAGCACCTCGGTGTCAGCACCGCCCTGGGCGCGGCCCGCATCCTTGCGGGCAACCTGGCACGCGGGCAGACCAACTTCGCCCGCATGCTGTTCAAGTTCAACAGCGTCTACAACCCGGACCGGCAAGTCGCCGACCACCAGCGGCCGGTGCGCTACGAGCTGCCCCTGCCCGTCCGTGCCGCGCCCGGCGACCGGCGCCAGCTCTACGTCCACGCCACGCCCACCGCCCACCGCCGCCCCACCGCGCCGCCGGTGCCCGACTGA
- a CDS encoding GNAT family N-acetyltransferase → MTSDYLLHGDRVAIRSLRRDDRDEFTRLAQENAERHHPWLAPPRTDAEFDAYMTRLEEPVREGFAICLPDTGAMVGYVTINNIVQGAFRCGAMGYGAFAHGRGLVTEGVGLAVRHAFGPLGLHRLEINAQPANTKSITVAKRLGFRLEGLSPDFLFIDGAWRDHERWAITAEMLDAA, encoded by the coding sequence ATGACCAGCGACTACCTTCTGCACGGCGACCGCGTCGCCATCCGATCCCTGCGGCGCGACGACCGGGACGAGTTCACCCGACTGGCTCAGGAGAACGCCGAACGCCACCACCCCTGGCTGGCCCCGCCGCGCACCGACGCCGAGTTCGACGCCTACATGACGCGGCTGGAGGAGCCCGTCCGCGAGGGCTTCGCGATCTGCCTGCCGGACACCGGTGCGATGGTCGGCTACGTGACCATCAACAACATCGTGCAGGGCGCATTCCGCTGCGGGGCGATGGGATACGGCGCGTTCGCGCACGGGCGCGGGCTGGTCACCGAAGGCGTCGGGCTGGCGGTGCGGCACGCCTTCGGCCCGCTCGGTCTGCACCGGCTGGAGATCAACGCCCAGCCGGCCAACACCAAGTCGATCACCGTGGCCAAGCGGCTCGGCTTCCGCCTGGAGGGCCTGTCGCCCGACTTCCTCTTCATCGACGGCGCCTGGCGCGACCACGAGCGCTGGGCGATCACCGCCGAGATGCTCGACGCCGCCTGA
- a CDS encoding GNAT family N-acetyltransferase, with product MTVAPQRLRWIDPFTVTGRHVSLVPLEFEHEQGLVEAVQDGRVWDTWFAAVPSPDRMREEIERRLELAAAGTMVPFTVLDAQGRIAGMTSYMNVDAPNRRLEIGYTWYRASVQRTGLNTEAKLLLLGHAFEQADCIAVGFRTAFFNAPSRRAIERLGARFEGIRRNHLILADGTVRDTCYYSIIDSEWPAVRRHLTWLLDRS from the coding sequence GTGACCGTCGCCCCGCAGCGCCTGCGCTGGATCGACCCGTTCACCGTCACCGGCCGCCATGTCTCGCTGGTCCCACTGGAGTTCGAGCACGAGCAGGGGCTGGTCGAGGCCGTCCAGGACGGCCGGGTCTGGGACACCTGGTTCGCCGCCGTGCCCTCCCCCGACCGCATGCGCGAGGAGATCGAGCGCCGCCTCGAGCTGGCCGCCGCCGGCACCATGGTGCCGTTCACCGTGCTCGACGCCCAAGGCCGGATCGCCGGCATGACCAGCTACATGAACGTGGACGCCCCCAACCGCCGCCTGGAGATCGGCTACACCTGGTACCGCGCGAGCGTGCAGCGCACCGGGCTGAACACCGAGGCCAAGCTCCTGCTGCTGGGCCACGCCTTCGAGCAGGCCGACTGCATCGCCGTGGGATTCAGGACCGCGTTCTTCAACGCGCCCAGCCGGCGGGCGATCGAGCGGCTCGGCGCCCGGTTCGAGGGGATCCGGCGCAACCACCTGATCCTGGCGGACGGCACGGTGCGCGACACCTGCTACTACAGCATCATCGACAGCGAGTGGCCGGCCGTGCGGCGCCATCTGACCTGGCTGCTGGACCGGTCGTAG
- a CDS encoding MFS transporter produces MPASPHPRLPLIMALACGVAVANVYFPQALTPLIAHGFAVSPTTAATVATVAQLGYAAGIFLLVPLGDRLPRRPLIGTLLAATTAALLAAGLAPSLGFLLAAGAVVGAATVVPQLLIPLAAGLVAPERRGAVIGTLQGGLIGGILLARTFGATLGGALGWRAPYLVAAALTALLTVVLTKALPPGPSPAGTERYPALLAQTVRLLASEPALRRSALYQATLFAGFSAAWTALALLVTGPTYHLGAQAVGLLALIGAASMLTAPAAGRLADRHGSDRVNLGCILGALLAAAVLGLGGLGGSPGWPR; encoded by the coding sequence ATGCCCGCATCCCCGCACCCCCGGCTTCCGCTGATCATGGCTCTGGCCTGCGGCGTCGCCGTGGCCAACGTCTACTTCCCGCAGGCCCTGACCCCGCTGATCGCCCACGGCTTCGCCGTCTCCCCCACCACCGCCGCGACGGTCGCCACCGTGGCCCAGCTGGGGTACGCCGCCGGGATCTTCCTGCTGGTGCCGCTCGGCGACCGGCTGCCCCGGCGGCCGCTGATCGGCACCCTGCTCGCCGCCACCACCGCGGCCCTGCTCGCGGCCGGCCTGGCCCCCTCGCTGGGCTTCCTGCTCGCCGCCGGCGCGGTGGTCGGCGCCGCCACCGTCGTGCCGCAGCTGCTCATCCCGCTGGCCGCCGGCCTGGTCGCCCCGGAGCGGCGCGGCGCGGTGATCGGCACCCTGCAGGGCGGACTGATCGGCGGCATCCTGCTCGCCCGCACTTTCGGGGCGACCCTTGGCGGCGCGCTCGGCTGGCGCGCCCCCTATCTGGTCGCGGCCGCGCTCACCGCCCTGCTGACCGTCGTCCTCACCAAGGCCCTGCCGCCCGGGCCCAGCCCTGCCGGTACCGAGCGCTACCCCGCCCTGCTCGCCCAGACCGTGCGCCTGCTGGCGAGCGAGCCCGCGCTGCGCCGCTCCGCGCTCTACCAGGCCACCCTGTTCGCCGGGTTCAGCGCGGCCTGGACGGCGCTGGCCCTGCTGGTCACCGGCCCCACCTACCACCTCGGCGCGCAGGCCGTGGGCCTGCTCGCGCTGATCGGCGCCGCCAGCATGCTCACCGCACCGGCCGCCGGGCGGCTCGCGGACCGGCACGGCTCCGACCGGGTCAACCTCGGCTGCATCCTCGGCGCCCTCCTCGCGGCCGCCGTGCTCGGCCTGGGCGGCCTCGGGGGATCGCCGGGCTGGCCGCGCTGA
- a CDS encoding TetR family transcriptional regulator: MAYDSQATKARILTAAAAEFAEHGVAGARVDRIAAAAQANKRAIYDYFGDKDRLFAAVLEQLLTELAEAVPPTGEDLGEYAGRLFDYHLAHPQALRLLLWEALELGDRPVPDEPGRTRHYQDKIRAAEGGGEGDPRTLLFFTLGLVGWTLAMPQLRRMILDAGTDTTAAASTDLARLRPAVVAAVRALAEAGQPST; encoded by the coding sequence GTGGCATACGACTCCCAGGCGACCAAGGCCCGCATCCTCACCGCAGCCGCGGCCGAGTTCGCCGAGCACGGTGTGGCGGGGGCCCGGGTGGATCGGATCGCCGCCGCCGCCCAGGCCAACAAGCGCGCCATCTACGACTACTTCGGCGACAAGGACCGGCTCTTCGCGGCCGTGCTCGAGCAACTGCTGACCGAGCTGGCCGAGGCCGTTCCGCCGACCGGCGAGGACCTCGGGGAGTACGCCGGCCGCCTCTTCGACTACCACCTCGCGCACCCCCAGGCACTGCGACTGCTGCTCTGGGAGGCGCTGGAGCTGGGCGATCGGCCGGTGCCCGACGAGCCGGGGCGCACCCGCCACTACCAGGACAAGATCCGAGCAGCCGAGGGCGGCGGTGAGGGCGATCCGCGCACCCTGCTGTTCTTCACGCTCGGCCTGGTCGGCTGGACGCTGGCCATGCCGCAGCTGCGCCGGATGATCCTCGATGCGGGCACGGACACCACAGCCGCAGCCAGTACGGACCTGGCCCGGCTGCGCCCGGCCGTGGTCGCGGCCGTCCGAGCGCTCGCCGAGGCGGGGCAGCCGTCGACCTGA
- a CDS encoding nuclear transport factor 2 family protein: protein MTFPAMPPAVLRFFRESQSGDAAAWAAAFAEDGVFHDPVGQPPFEGRPAIEEFIRSILPNFDPFLGLTPLTAHTVGRHTAVSWRGAAVAKDGSPVNWSGINIYELDDDGLIRELKAYFNPAVFQAQLAG, encoded by the coding sequence ATGACCTTCCCCGCCATGCCGCCCGCCGTCCTGCGGTTCTTCCGCGAGTCCCAGTCGGGCGATGCGGCGGCCTGGGCCGCCGCCTTCGCCGAGGACGGCGTCTTCCACGACCCGGTCGGGCAACCGCCGTTCGAAGGGCGCCCCGCGATCGAGGAGTTCATCCGCTCGATCCTGCCGAACTTCGACCCGTTCCTCGGCCTGACCCCGCTGACCGCCCACACCGTGGGCCGCCACACCGCCGTCTCCTGGCGCGGCGCCGCCGTCGCCAAGGACGGGAGCCCGGTCAACTGGTCCGGCATCAACATCTACGAACTGGACGACGACGGGCTGATCCGCGAACTCAAGGCCTACTTCAACCCGGCCGTCTTCCAAGCCCAGCTGGCCGGCTGA